In Mycolicibacterium lutetiense, the sequence TTGAACAGGCTGGAAGCCCGCATCGATCACGGCGCGGTAGGTGGCGTCGAGATCGGTGACCGACAACGCGATGTTCTGGTTGCCCACGATGCCGCGTTTTGACGATCCGGGTGTGGTCGAGGGGCCGAAGCTGAGCAGTTCCAGCATCATTCCGCCGACCGATCCCCCGACGACACGGCCCTCCTGCTGCCGGGACGAATGAAGGACCGCGTCGAAAGGTTCACCGGAAATGAACTGGTCGAACACCACATCCATGCCCAGCAGGCCGCGGTAGAAGTCCAGTGCCCGGTCCATGTCGGTCACGCCGACGACCAGATGGCAAAAACGTAGATCACTCAACATGGTGTTCCTCGACTTCCTCGTCAGCGCTTGATCATATGAGTTAGCGTGCCAAATCTGGCCGAATCCGAAAGGCAGCTCCATGTCCTCCTACAGCCATCCACACTCACTGGACGGACACGTCGCAATCGTCACCGGAGCCGCCCGCGGGGTGGGCAAAGGCATCGCCACTGCGTTGCTGTCCCGTGGCGCCCGCGTCCTGGTGACCGACATCCTCGATGAGGTATTGGCAAACACCACAGCCGAATTCACCGACGCCGGGTACGAGGTGGCATCGGTGGTGGCCGACCTACGGGAGGCCGACAGCGCACGGCACATCGTC encodes:
- a CDS encoding VOC family protein, with amino-acid sequence MLSDLRFCHLVVGVTDMDRALDFYRGLLGMDVVFDQFISGEPFDAVLHSSRQQEGRVVGGSVGGMMLELLSFGPSTTPGSSKRGIVGNQNIALSVTDLDATYRAVIDAGFQPVQEPFPIDRVRMFFVNDPDGTAVEFVEFPGGARSSYEMHRGTDIRAET